From one Lysinibacillus sp. G4S2 genomic stretch:
- a CDS encoding GNAT family N-acetyltransferase, protein MQLIRIRTDDELMWYKDIWDEILAAEVNDNPFIEFAWFYSWWQIVGRRARVELYAVEEDGHIIAFFPFTVQLRWGIRIYSFAGENIANYSGVVAKKEWLLPATTFVFDQLIEKHKHVIFSFHGLLESKESTKVIEQYFVERQLRPSIFRVVTPYLAFHDIDFHHHFNQRRKLHGVDRRERKLRRLGSLMRKRPSQDELWQMFRLFDRRWAKKIDTSDFTKGKKKDFFEHLTLLKGEALQVEVDALVFENQWIAFTYGICCRGRYVTYALAHEPTFNIFGPGRLVNQETIKRTYSENYQLFDMSIGYEPYKFDWRSSIDFTRRMLVSSGTKRAKLLASRFTLKERLKEILKGNHRIVEWKRNTLGQLRYLVKYGKVKDWLEYGQLFVEKIIRFKQVDLYELSPSDSVTPHRPVGDLFEELSIQEAMQLDEEETISLFYKGYTIYKDSFAEKNKVAFALHAMNWRVDELQIVEALPKQTYFLTYDVYKNIDIITAFFQKMKPAQTLWVTASFWQRRKRKRLLQLGYKRISRMKHFKCARYERNHVEKYTESGGDVHSVH, encoded by the coding sequence TTGCAATTAATTCGTATTCGAACAGATGATGAGCTTATGTGGTACAAGGATATTTGGGATGAAATTTTAGCAGCTGAGGTTAATGATAATCCATTTATAGAGTTTGCTTGGTTTTATAGCTGGTGGCAAATTGTTGGGCGAAGAGCGCGTGTTGAGCTCTATGCTGTTGAGGAAGATGGTCATATCATTGCCTTTTTCCCATTCACGGTTCAACTTCGGTGGGGGATAAGAATTTATTCCTTTGCGGGAGAAAATATTGCGAATTATTCAGGTGTTGTAGCGAAAAAAGAATGGCTGTTACCCGCTACGACCTTTGTATTTGATCAGCTCATCGAAAAGCATAAACATGTCATATTTTCGTTTCATGGATTATTGGAAAGCAAAGAGTCTACAAAGGTGATCGAACAATATTTTGTTGAAAGGCAGTTACGCCCGAGTATTTTTCGTGTTGTAACACCGTATCTTGCCTTTCACGATATAGATTTCCATCATCATTTCAATCAACGTAGAAAATTGCATGGCGTAGATAGAAGAGAACGAAAGCTACGGAGATTAGGCTCATTAATGAGGAAAAGACCTTCGCAGGACGAGCTGTGGCAAATGTTTAGATTATTTGATCGACGATGGGCAAAAAAAATAGATACAAGTGATTTTACGAAAGGCAAGAAAAAGGATTTTTTCGAACACTTAACACTTCTTAAAGGAGAGGCATTGCAAGTCGAGGTAGACGCACTTGTTTTTGAAAACCAATGGATAGCCTTCACCTACGGAATTTGCTGTCGTGGACGTTATGTCACTTACGCCTTGGCGCATGAGCCGACATTTAATATATTTGGGCCCGGCCGATTAGTGAATCAGGAAACGATCAAGCGAACCTATTCTGAAAACTATCAATTGTTCGATATGAGTATTGGCTATGAGCCTTATAAGTTCGATTGGCGCTCTAGTATTGATTTTACAAGGCGTATGCTCGTAAGCAGTGGAACGAAGCGTGCAAAGCTATTGGCGAGTCGTTTTACGCTGAAGGAAAGACTAAAGGAAATTTTAAAAGGCAATCATCGGATCGTTGAATGGAAACGCAATACGCTCGGTCAATTACGTTACTTAGTAAAGTATGGGAAAGTAAAAGATTGGCTAGAATATGGACAACTATTCGTAGAAAAAATTATTCGTTTTAAGCAAGTGGATTTGTATGAATTATCCCCATCAGATAGTGTCACACCACATCGACCTGTAGGAGATTTGTTTGAGGAGTTATCGATACAAGAGGCGATGCAACTTGATGAGGAAGAGACTATTTCTTTATTTTATAAGGGATACACCATTTATAAAGATTCCTTTGCTGAAAAGAATAAGGTAGCGTTTGCGTTACATGCTATGAACTGGCGTGTAGATGAATTGCAAATTGTTGAAGCATTGCCGAAGCAGACATATTTTTTAACCTATGATGTTTATAAAAATATCGATATTATAACAGCTTTTTTCCAAAAAATGAAACCTGCACAAACACTTTGGGTTACTGCAAGCTTTTGGCAACGGCGAAAGCGTAAACGATTATTGCAGCTAGGCTATAAACGTATTTCTCGAATGAAACATTTTAAATGTGCT
- a CDS encoding glycosyltransferase family 4 protein: MLVLKIVQLITRMDKIGGAQKHVEALAIKLKQDAHEVTIVTGLYDPSLWRLEEEKIDVISIPAMQRAIHLKKDLQTFWQLRAVFKKVKPHIIAAHSSKAGAIGRVVGSLLRIPTVFTAHSWSFTEGVPHKKKLMYSRMEKSVQPLTAKIITVSDYDRKLALTKRIAPAHKMLTIHNGIEQKEMRVAPNREKEEHPLIVMVARFEVPKRQDLLLEALAELSDIPWRLQLIGDGSLRPDLEKFVVNKGLTDRVSFLGNQLDVTSSLEESHLFVLLSDWEGLPISIIEAMRAGLPIIATNVGGVNELISDQENGFLINRDDSGLLKKRIKQLLVDENLRQQMGDASERRFLRNFTFLPMYQKTLFVYEQAVSKSAKKGD, encoded by the coding sequence GTGTTAGTACTGAAGATCGTTCAGCTTATAACACGTATGGATAAAATTGGAGGGGCGCAAAAGCATGTGGAAGCACTTGCCATAAAATTAAAGCAAGACGCTCACGAGGTAACTATTGTAACAGGTCTTTATGATCCATCATTATGGCGCTTAGAAGAAGAGAAAATTGATGTTATCAGTATCCCGGCCATGCAGCGAGCAATTCATTTAAAAAAAGATTTACAGACCTTTTGGCAATTGAGGGCGGTATTTAAAAAAGTAAAACCACATATTATTGCAGCACATTCATCGAAGGCGGGCGCAATTGGACGTGTGGTAGGTAGTCTTTTACGCATACCAACTGTTTTTACGGCCCATAGCTGGAGTTTTACAGAGGGCGTACCGCATAAGAAAAAGCTTATGTATAGTCGAATGGAAAAGTCAGTTCAGCCGTTAACAGCTAAAATTATTACGGTATCTGACTATGATCGTAAGCTAGCATTAACGAAAAGAATTGCGCCTGCTCATAAAATGCTGACGATTCATAATGGCATCGAGCAAAAAGAAATGCGAGTAGCCCCTAATAGAGAGAAAGAGGAGCATCCACTCATTGTCATGGTTGCTCGCTTTGAAGTGCCAAAAAGACAAGATTTATTGTTAGAGGCTTTAGCGGAGCTTTCTGATATTCCTTGGCGTCTTCAATTGATTGGTGATGGCTCGTTACGTCCTGATTTAGAAAAATTTGTTGTTAATAAAGGCTTAACGGATCGTGTCTCGTTTTTGGGCAATCAATTAGATGTCACATCTTCGCTTGAGGAGAGCCATTTGTTTGTCTTGCTATCGGATTGGGAGGGCTTACCGATTTCAATTATTGAAGCAATGCGGGCAGGGCTTCCGATTATCGCCACAAATGTAGGTGGCGTCAATGAGCTAATTTCTGATCAGGAGAATGGATTTTTAATTAACCGAGATGATTCAGGTTTACTAAAGAAAAGGATCAAACAATTGTTAGTGGATGAGAATTTGCGTCAACAAATGGGGGACGCTAGTGAACGCCGCTTTTTAAGGAATTTTACGTTTCTACCAATGTATCAGAAAACTCTATTTGTCTACGAACAGGCTGTATCAAAGTCGGCAAAGAAAGGTGATTAA
- a CDS encoding sugar transferase, whose translation MHEQSAQTITFYSQYGKRIFDITGALLLFFMTIPLMLAVFLILLISTGRPFFFKQIRTGLDHQRFVIWKLRTMTIQAVPVKMPTICADGIPDDYYFKTEQDTRITKVGAILRKLSIDEIPQLINVLKGDMSIVGPRPEVPTITNAYNTEQARRLEVKPGLTGLAQINGRSNISHGQKISYDLEYVENYSFWMDLKIIIKTLYVVLARTGAY comes from the coding sequence TTGCACGAGCAGTCCGCTCAAACTATCACATTTTATAGTCAGTATGGGAAAAGAATTTTTGATATTACGGGGGCACTCCTATTATTTTTCATGACCATTCCTCTTATGTTAGCTGTATTCCTCATTTTACTTATTAGCACAGGCCGCCCTTTTTTCTTTAAACAAATCCGTACAGGCTTGGATCATCAGCGCTTTGTTATTTGGAAGCTACGGACAATGACCATACAGGCAGTTCCGGTAAAGATGCCTACTATTTGTGCAGACGGTATTCCGGATGATTATTACTTTAAAACTGAACAGGATACACGAATCACGAAGGTTGGGGCTATTCTTCGGAAGTTAAGTATTGATGAAATTCCACAGCTCATTAATGTCTTAAAAGGAGATATGAGTATTGTTGGACCACGACCAGAAGTTCCAACTATCACAAATGCTTATAACACTGAACAGGCACGACGTTTAGAAGTAAAGCCAGGTTTAACAGGGCTTGCTCAAATTAACGGCCGCTCTAATATTTCTCACGGACAAAAAATTTCATATGACCTAGAATACGTTGAAAATTATTCCTTCTGGATGGATTTGAAAATTATCATCAAAACACTTTACGTAGTGTTAGCCAGAACTGGTGCTTATTAA
- a CDS encoding SACOL1771 family peroxiredoxin produces MVQHLFSMDLKWSEGRNGTGNIVADNLKTEISIPREMNGPGIGTNPDEMLLGAAATCYLITLATLLENSKIAVLDLSMQAEGFVDVTNGIFTYEKIVHKPRIVVQDLSEREQKRMVRLAEKAEQTCMISKALKGNVQITCDVQIIQG; encoded by the coding sequence ATGGTTCAACATTTATTTAGTATGGATTTAAAATGGTCGGAGGGGAGAAATGGGACAGGTAATATTGTTGCGGACAATTTAAAAACGGAAATTTCTATTCCTCGAGAAATGAATGGGCCGGGGATTGGGACAAATCCTGATGAGATGCTGCTTGGAGCGGCAGCCACTTGCTATTTAATTACACTGGCTACGCTACTTGAAAATTCGAAGATTGCTGTGTTGGATTTGTCTATGCAAGCTGAAGGTTTTGTTGATGTTACGAATGGTATTTTTACTTATGAGAAAATCGTACATAAGCCAAGAATTGTTGTACAAGATTTATCTGAACGTGAGCAAAAACGAATGGTTCGATTAGCTGAGAAGGCTGAACAAACTTGTATGATTAGTAAGGCATTAAAAGGAAATGTTCAAATTACGTGCGATGTGCAAATTATACAAGGGTAA
- a CDS encoding NUMOD4 domain-containing protein, translating to MILTKQQAVQALKKNKFIGFTITTGNIIMKKMNKTDYNIFVFEEGKDKPLRYVGSIMNVMATMSDKASNKDFVIVEQLPTQNNEEAKTEEKDEVKEAAKPVEKNEVKEATKPVEKNEVQKEETADFNEERRAISGYEGIYDVTASGRIITVRENRPLARCNDEYGFHIVRLTKDGSASSHNVFEVWKQAYPELEQTNFKGALKAKYGTGCKLSDKPGIHF from the coding sequence ATGATTTTAACAAAGCAACAAGCAGTACAAGCACTTAAAAAGAACAAATTTATCGGTTTTACTATTACAACAGGAAATATTATTATGAAAAAAATGAATAAAACCGATTATAATATTTTTGTTTTTGAAGAAGGCAAAGATAAACCATTGCGTTATGTAGGTTCTATTATGAACGTAATGGCTACAATGAGCGACAAAGCTTCAAATAAGGATTTTGTCATTGTGGAACAGCTTCCTACTCAAAATAATGAAGAGGCTAAGACTGAAGAGAAAGATGAAGTCAAAGAAGCAGCTAAACCAGTTGAAAAAAACGAGGTTAAAGAAGCAACTAAACCTGTAGAGAAAAATGAAGTTCAAAAAGAAGAAACAGCTGACTTCAATGAAGAAAGACGGGCTATTTCAGGCTATGAGGGCATTTATGATGTTACAGCGAGTGGTCGTATCATTACAGTGCGCGAAAATCGTCCATTAGCTCGATGCAATGATGAATATGGTTTCCATATTGTTCGACTAACAAAGGACGGCTCTGCTTCAAGTCACAATGTGTTTGAAGTTTGGAAACAGGCATATCCTGAACTTGAACAAACAAATTTTAAAGGTGCTTTAAAAGCAAAGTATGGCACAGGCTGCAAGCTTAGTGATAAACCAGGTATACACTTTTAA
- a CDS encoding GNAT family N-acetyltransferase — protein MLSYRLVTTIQELESYKSTWSEILEREKNDNPFIEFEWVSTWWTTLGVNDNVEIYIVEQKGVAVAFFPFVRRVRFGGIQYFVFLGQGLATYMEVIAEKQWKEPAIEYLLKELSRKYKRFIIALHGLLESKNTSQILEKYAIEHQVPHSIFRTVTSYIDFQSIKLEDFLYKNRKKFKTIHRREKKLQALGQVTFQEVHRERLVGMFDLFARRWQKKIDKSGFTEKQTQLFFERLATEKCNALRVEVDSLQFEGHWIGFTIDLCCRDRNFCQAMGHEPDFNIFGPGRLIERENMLKAHASNYRFYDLGSGYEPYKFEWYTHVDFTRKFMMSTKGKRERTLRLIMVLFARLKGQLTNKHQLVKLKRDRLGELRYFLKNARPKDWFHSFKKAINRMIAIHIFDIYVAENGRCQTTSSFNEVCIRDVMASNKRANYVSNYHKGYRIFRNSTNEIAYLRHDQLFCEEATGFTHKLPSNVSYIQGNNHELSDIFAKVQEEGRTVCTSAHWYEGKRRRALMQLGFQRVERITIIQLFKKKKIYRQENNWLKYHQLQGRSFIHLWHLSLLPLLI, from the coding sequence GTGCTATCTTATAGACTCGTGACAACGATTCAAGAGTTAGAGTCCTATAAAAGTACTTGGTCAGAGATACTTGAACGTGAAAAAAACGATAATCCATTCATTGAGTTTGAATGGGTTTCGACATGGTGGACGACGTTAGGTGTTAATGACAATGTCGAGATTTACATAGTCGAGCAAAAAGGTGTAGCAGTAGCATTTTTCCCATTTGTTCGTCGTGTACGATTTGGTGGTATACAGTATTTTGTTTTTTTAGGACAAGGGTTAGCTACTTATATGGAAGTCATTGCAGAGAAGCAATGGAAAGAACCTGCGATTGAATACTTACTAAAGGAGCTTTCTCGGAAATATAAACGGTTTATTATAGCGTTACATGGCTTATTGGAAAGTAAAAATACATCTCAAATATTAGAAAAATATGCAATAGAGCATCAGGTACCTCATTCTATTTTTCGTACGGTCACTTCTTATATTGATTTTCAATCTATAAAGCTTGAGGATTTTCTCTATAAGAATCGAAAAAAATTTAAAACGATTCATCGGCGTGAAAAAAAGTTACAGGCACTTGGTCAAGTAACCTTTCAAGAGGTACATCGTGAAAGGTTAGTGGGCATGTTTGACTTGTTTGCGAGAAGATGGCAGAAGAAGATCGATAAAAGTGGATTTACAGAAAAACAAACGCAGCTCTTTTTTGAGCGTTTGGCAACGGAGAAATGTAACGCTTTACGAGTAGAAGTAGATAGTCTTCAATTTGAGGGGCATTGGATAGGATTTACCATTGATCTTTGCTGTAGGGATCGGAATTTTTGTCAGGCGATGGGACATGAGCCTGATTTCAATATTTTTGGACCTGGTCGTTTAATAGAGCGAGAAAATATGCTCAAAGCACATGCTTCGAACTATCGTTTCTATGATTTAGGCAGTGGTTATGAGCCCTATAAGTTTGAATGGTACACACATGTTGATTTTACTAGAAAATTTATGATGAGTACGAAAGGCAAAAGGGAACGCACTTTAAGACTGATAATGGTTTTGTTTGCTAGATTGAAAGGTCAATTAACGAATAAGCATCAGCTCGTAAAATTGAAACGAGATCGATTAGGAGAGCTACGCTATTTTTTAAAAAATGCCCGTCCAAAGGATTGGTTCCATTCTTTCAAGAAGGCGATTAATCGCATGATAGCTATTCATATTTTTGATATTTATGTTGCTGAGAATGGTCGATGTCAAACTACATCAAGCTTTAATGAAGTTTGTATTCGGGATGTCATGGCAAGTAATAAACGTGCTAACTATGTTTCGAACTATCATAAGGGCTATCGGATTTTCAGAAATAGCACAAACGAAATAGCTTATTTAAGACATGATCAACTATTTTGTGAAGAAGCGACCGGATTTACACACAAGCTTCCATCCAATGTTTCATACATTCAGGGAAATAATCATGAGCTGTCCGATATCTTTGCTAAAGTGCAGGAGGAAGGAAGAACCGTCTGTACATCAGCTCATTGGTATGAAGGGAAAAGACGACGAGCGCTAATGCAGTTAGGATTTCAAAGGGTAGAGAGGATCACAATAATTCAATTATTTAAAAAGAAAAAGATATACCGCCAAGAAAACAATTGGTTAAAATATCACCAATTACAAGGGCGTAGTTTTATTCATCTATGGCATTTATCGCTATTGCCTTTATTAATTTAA
- a CDS encoding FAD-dependent oxidoreductase has translation MKWDASYDVVVVGSGAAGLTAGLTAKLQGMKSLVIEKTDRYGGASALSGGALWIPNNHVIKGEGVPDTHKLARLYLDSTIGNRVPEALKEAYITRGPEMLRFLNNHTRHMRFQYAKGYSDYYPEKPGGLPQGRSIEPRIFDLKKMGSLAETMRRATMSTKGFTMNSYEFHKVNMIRRTTKGKTTALKLGMRLVKSKVTGSMLVALGEALIARLRISLAEANGELWISTAFKDFIVENNRVTGIVVERDGQEMRIEAKRGVVLSSGGFSHNQAYREKYLPVPTNANWTSTPEGQTGDIIEPSVKIGAALDLMDKVWGAPSVIDPQGHPFFLVADRGVPNMMVVDSAGKRYLNEAAPYHEFVDNMHIHHQEKNNAIPSWIVIDATAKSRYIFTGLFPGQAFPKSWFDKGIVRSAQTIEELAWQMNVPPENLVDTVERFNAFARNGHDDDFFRGDSAYDNYYGDPTLENPNLAELENAPFYALRLYPGDIGTKGGLVVDEQARVVRADGTAIEGLYASGNCSASIMGETYPGPGATLGPGMTLSYIATTHMASAVKKEHSTMLKV, from the coding sequence ATGAAATGGGATGCGAGTTATGATGTAGTTGTCGTAGGTTCAGGAGCAGCAGGATTAACAGCAGGTCTGACAGCAAAGCTTCAGGGCATGAAATCACTAGTCATTGAAAAGACAGATCGTTATGGTGGGGCTTCTGCCTTGTCTGGTGGTGCACTATGGATTCCAAATAATCATGTGATTAAAGGTGAGGGTGTTCCAGATACACATAAACTAGCGCGTTTATACTTAGATTCAACGATTGGCAATCGTGTGCCAGAGGCTTTGAAGGAAGCTTATATTACACGGGGACCAGAAATGTTAAGGTTTTTAAATAATCATACGAGGCATATGCGTTTCCAATATGCTAAAGGTTATTCAGATTATTATCCTGAAAAACCAGGTGGCTTACCTCAAGGACGGTCAATTGAGCCACGTATTTTTGATTTGAAGAAAATGGGCTCATTAGCAGAGACGATGCGTCGTGCGACAATGTCCACTAAAGGTTTTACGATGAATAGCTATGAATTTCATAAGGTAAATATGATTAGACGTACGACAAAGGGGAAAACGACAGCGTTAAAACTAGGCATGCGATTGGTGAAGTCGAAAGTTACAGGAAGTATGCTTGTTGCATTAGGGGAGGCATTAATTGCTCGTTTACGAATATCACTTGCTGAAGCGAATGGAGAGCTGTGGATCTCGACTGCTTTTAAAGATTTCATCGTTGAAAATAATCGGGTGACTGGAATCGTTGTAGAGCGAGATGGGCAGGAAATGCGTATTGAAGCGAAACGTGGGGTTGTCCTTTCTTCAGGTGGTTTTTCTCATAATCAAGCATATCGCGAAAAATATTTGCCAGTACCAACAAACGCAAATTGGACTTCTACGCCAGAAGGACAAACGGGTGACATTATCGAGCCAAGTGTGAAAATAGGGGCGGCACTAGATTTAATGGATAAAGTTTGGGGAGCACCTTCAGTTATTGATCCACAAGGACATCCTTTCTTCTTAGTTGCAGATCGAGGAGTTCCTAATATGATGGTTGTAGATAGTGCAGGAAAACGTTATTTAAACGAAGCGGCACCTTATCATGAATTTGTAGACAATATGCATATCCACCATCAAGAAAAAAACAATGCGATACCTTCTTGGATAGTAATTGATGCAACAGCAAAGAGTCGTTATATTTTCACTGGGCTATTCCCAGGGCAAGCTTTCCCGAAAAGTTGGTTTGATAAGGGTATTGTGAGAAGTGCGCAAACAATTGAAGAGCTTGCATGGCAAATGAATGTTCCTCCAGAAAATTTAGTAGACACTGTAGAGCGTTTTAATGCTTTTGCTCGTAATGGTCATGATGATGATTTCTTTCGAGGCGATAGTGCCTATGATAATTATTATGGAGATCCTACATTGGAAAATCCAAACTTGGCAGAACTGGAGAATGCTCCATTTTATGCACTTCGTTTATATCCAGGAGATATCGGGACGAAGGGTGGCTTAGTGGTGGACGAACAAGCTCGCGTTGTACGAGCAGATGGTACGGCAATTGAAGGTTTGTATGCCTCAGGAAATTGTTCAGCCTCTATTATGGGCGAAACATATCCAGGACCAGGCGCAACATTGGGACCTGGTATGACATTAAGCTATATTGCAACAACGCATATGGCAAGTGCAGTTAAAAAGGAACATTCAACGATGTTAAAGGTATAA
- a CDS encoding ZIP family metal transporter, whose amino-acid sequence MFSVSIGGAIAWVFSKLFQHTTQGLSLLCGGFLVGLLVLDVIPSSFQLYKSFGLILGILVGYLIFQTLHSLFHTSHTQNPSVTILTIAIIIHTIPISLTVGNLLANSALSITITASIILHHLPEGFALSTALLSQGERLWRLFLYFIAFSIFFSIFIQIGQYWDLTEKEQGLLMGISIGLLGTASISEFILHHFRSVTRKSFLTNISLGYLLSYVFHMLVESSRRE is encoded by the coding sequence TTGTTCAGTGTTAGCATTGGAGGAGCTATAGCTTGGGTATTTTCTAAGCTATTTCAGCATACAACCCAAGGACTATCATTATTATGTGGTGGATTTTTAGTTGGCTTACTTGTATTAGACGTCATTCCTTCTTCTTTTCAACTATACAAATCATTTGGTCTTATACTTGGAATTCTTGTTGGCTATTTAATTTTTCAAACACTCCATAGTTTATTTCACACTTCCCATACACAAAACCCCTCTGTAACGATACTTACAATCGCCATCATTATCCATACCATTCCTATTAGTCTCACTGTCGGAAATTTATTAGCGAACTCGGCATTAAGTATTACAATTACAGCATCAATTATTCTACATCATCTACCAGAAGGCTTCGCACTTTCAACTGCATTACTATCACAAGGAGAAAGGTTATGGAGACTCTTTCTTTATTTCATAGCATTTTCAATTTTCTTTAGTATTTTTATACAGATTGGTCAATATTGGGATTTAACTGAAAAGGAACAAGGGCTACTAATGGGCATATCGATCGGGTTGCTTGGAACCGCCAGTATTTCAGAATTTATTTTGCATCATTTTCGTTCAGTTACACGAAAATCCTTTTTAACAAATATTTCATTAGGTTATTTATTAAGTTACGTATTTCATATGCTAGTCGAATCGAGTAGGAGGGAGTGA
- the ltrA gene encoding group II intron reverse transcriptase/maturase encodes MLMNQILSRENLLLALKRVERNKGSHGVDKMPVKFLRQHVVENWLTIKKQILEGTYQPQPVRRIEIPKPDGGVRLLGIPTVTDRLIQQAIAQVLSNLYDPNFSNHSYGFRPKRSAHDAIREAKGHIKEGYRWVVDMDLEKFFDKVNHDRLMSTLAKKISDKPLLKLIRRYLQSGVMINGVVYDTDEGTPQGGPLSPLLSNIVLDELDKELEKRGHKFVRYADDCNIYVKTKRAGERVMASIKTFIEKTLRLKINEKKSAVARPWQRKFLGFSFTSRKEPQVRIAKESIKRMKNKIRELTARKKPFPMEYRIQQLNQYLIGWCGYFALADTKSIFESLDGWIRRRLRMCLWKNWKKPRTKVCNLIRLGVPDWKAYEWGNTRKSYWRISKSPILHRTLDNSYWSNQGLKSLQARYEILRYSS; translated from the coding sequence ATGCTAATGAATCAAATATTATCACGGGAGAATCTGCTTCTCGCACTCAAACGGGTGGAACGAAACAAAGGGAGTCATGGAGTAGACAAAATGCCCGTAAAATTCCTACGACAGCATGTAGTCGAAAACTGGCTAACGATTAAGAAGCAAATTCTTGAGGGAACCTACCAACCACAACCAGTTCGCAGAATCGAAATCCCGAAACCTGACGGCGGTGTGCGACTATTAGGAATCCCAACCGTGACAGACCGACTCATTCAACAGGCGATTGCCCAAGTGCTATCCAACCTATATGACCCGAACTTCTCGAATCATAGTTACGGATTTCGACCAAAACGAAGTGCTCACGATGCAATCCGAGAAGCCAAAGGTCATATAAAAGAAGGATACCGCTGGGTAGTAGATATGGACTTAGAGAAATTCTTCGACAAAGTAAACCATGACCGTCTAATGAGTACATTAGCGAAGAAAATTTCTGATAAACCTCTACTCAAGCTGATTCGTAGATACTTACAATCGGGTGTCATGATAAATGGTGTCGTTTATGATACAGATGAAGGAACACCCCAAGGGGGCCCACTGAGTCCACTTCTCTCAAATATTGTGCTGGATGAATTAGACAAAGAATTAGAGAAACGTGGTCATAAATTTGTCCGTTACGCCGATGACTGCAATATTTATGTGAAAACAAAACGAGCAGGAGAACGAGTGATGGCAAGTATCAAAACCTTTATTGAGAAGACGCTACGATTGAAAATAAATGAGAAGAAATCCGCAGTGGCTCGTCCTTGGCAACGTAAATTCCTAGGATTTAGCTTTACCTCCCGCAAAGAACCACAAGTTCGAATTGCGAAAGAGAGCATAAAGCGAATGAAGAACAAAATTCGGGAATTAACAGCTAGAAAGAAGCCATTTCCAATGGAGTACCGAATTCAACAATTGAATCAATATTTAATTGGGTGGTGTGGCTACTTTGCATTAGCGGATACGAAATCAATATTTGAATCACTGGATGGATGGATTAGAAGAAGACTTCGCATGTGTTTATGGAAGAATTGGAAAAAGCCTCGTACGAAAGTGTGCAACCTCATTCGTTTAGGAGTTCCAGACTGGAAGGCTTACGAATGGGGCAATACTCGCAAGAGTTACTGGCGTATCTCGAAAAGTCCAATATTACACAGAACCCTTGATAACTCTTATTGGAGTAACCAAGGGCTCAAAAGTCTGCAAGCTCGTTATGAAATCTTGCGTTATTCATCTTAA